A portion of the Cryptomeria japonica chromosome 5, Sugi_1.0, whole genome shotgun sequence genome contains these proteins:
- the LOC131030180 gene encoding pentatricopeptide repeat-containing protein At2g13600-like — translation MYVKCCNCIDTRKVFDKMTKPDVSSPCTGSVSANATNRVCTNGVVDLALSFFKEIPQRDVISLNAMVAGYARDGFVEKALERFNQTRLGMDIHQSIIESELMSDVVVVSALVDMYARCSIQKVPELFDKIAQGNVISWNAMTAGYAQNGFFQDALKLFDLIKRSGMHPDHPSHPYSHKFYFHAVCRVLGGEFFRTTHRYRVNTDIPAFFLAMILTNEDWVMDYKFMESLNVKNEVETSSSSSDNDGDQVREVEFATVASPFAGFVAFSPASSSR, via the exons ATGTATGTTAAGTGCTGTAATTGCATAGATACGCgtaaagtgtttgacaaaatgacaaaacCAGACGTCTCTTCACCATGCACTGGCTCTGTTTCAGCAAATGCAACAAACAG GGTGTGTACAAATGGTGTTGTTGACCTGGCTTTGagttttttcaaagaaatacctcaaCGAGATGTCATCTCATTGAATGCCATGGTTGCGGGTTACGCGCgagatggatttgttgaaaaggccttGGAGAGGTTTAATCAAACTCGACTG ggtatggacattcatcaaagcataatcgaaagCGAATTaatgtcagatgttgtagttgtaagtGCCCTGGTAGATATGTATGCAAGATGTAGCATACAGAAGGTTCCTGAACTTTTTGACAAAATAGCTCAAGgaaatgtgatctcatggaatgctatgactgcaggatatgcacaaaacggATTTTTCCAGGATGCTCTTAAACTATTTGACCTGATAAAGCGATCTGGAATGCACCCTGATCAT CCATCTCATCCTTATTCCCACAAATTCTACTTCCATGCTGTCTGTCGTGTTCTTGGGGGAGAATTCTTTAGAACTACCCACCGCTATAGAGTCAATACAGACATTCCTGCCTTTTTTCTTGCCATGATCCTCACG AATGAGGATTGGGTGATGGACTACAAATTTATGGAGAGTTTAAACGTCAAGAATGAGGTGGAAACATCATCAAGCTCAAGTGATAATGATGGTGACCAAGTCCGTGAAGTGGAGTTTGCAACGGTGGCTTCCCCCTTTGCCGGCTTTGTGGCATTCTCTCCGGCTTCCTCCTCTCGTTAG
- the LOC131030190 gene encoding uncharacterized protein LOC131030190 produces MDLKESSLLARNVAKRRWFVVFICFLIMSPAEGSFMRSIYSKTQSAQTISDSDINQHVPVVHSGHGASKTVVYSVHNTVSVFNVDKYGAGIDGKHSSERTAATMERVLKGRKLSEPSKPKLDRGHGPQHN; encoded by the exons ATGGATCTGAAAGAGTCTTCTCTTCTTGCCAGAAATGTAGCCAAGAGAAGATGGTTTGTTGTATTTATATGCTTTCTAATAATGTCACCTGCTGAAGGGAGTTTCATGCGTAGTATATATTCAAAAACTCAATCTGCCCAAACAATTTCAGACAGTGACATCAATCAACATGTTCCAGTTGTTCATTCAGGTCATGGTGCTTCAAAAACAGTTGTTTATTCGGTCCATAATACTGTGAGCGTCTTCAATGTAGACAAATATGGAGCAGGAATCGATGGAAAGCATTCTTCTGAG AGAACTGCAGCTACAATGGAGAGGGTGCTGAAGGGTCGCAAACTTTCTGAGCCAAGTAAACCTAAGCTTGATCGAGGACATGGTCCTCAGCATAATTAA